A window of Rhododendron vialii isolate Sample 1 chromosome 11a, ASM3025357v1 contains these coding sequences:
- the LOC131307002 gene encoding F-box protein At5g07610-like: MRNAKRFIPHEGKLESVSLNGSPTTPSLSFLHPLTGDFTVQHSCNGLLLIKYYKQIVDNRFKAQYLVCNPTTQKFHLLDYNVNEQYRDGFSCLLCWLAFDPSKSPHYKVVMLTSLYYCAPPNWEVDIYSSETAWWKKIFLPNEETSGIYSKGAFWNGAIYRLCHHRYNLWRFDIETEEIIGIPCKQGSSRISSQLNTRYFGECGRGGRLLLIQSPSHSALRFKIRKMDKDGCRWNVKCWNVKFRVDLETLISEFPEMESKKRMKFTIMCAVEGENENEFSLILAIPGKMISYNLQKKTWKVLRDNSENVPPRDANIFPFVESLSPV, encoded by the exons ATGCGCAATGCGAAGAGATTTATTCCTCATGAG GGAAAACTCGAATCAGTTTCCCTCAACGGAAGCCCTaccactccctctctctccttcctacATCCTCTTACGGGTGATTTCACGGTTCAACACTCATGCAACGGTTTATTGTTGATCAAGTACTACAAACAAATTGTTGACAATCGTTTCAAAGCACAATACCTCGTTTGTAACCCGACCACGCAGAAATTCCATCTACTTGACTATAATGTCAATGAGCAATACCGCGATGGCTTTTCTTGCTTATTATGTTGGTTAGCTTTCGATCCATCGAAATCGCCTCACTACAAAGTTGTCATGCTTACTAGTCTCTATTATTGCGCCCCCCCTAATTGGGAAGTGGATATCTATTCATCGGAGACCGCGTGGTGGAAGAAGATATTTCTACCAAACGAAGAGACGAGCGGTATTTATAGCAAGGGTGCCTTTTGGAATGGAGCAATCTATCGGCTatgtcaccaccgatataatctATGGAGGTTTGACATTGAGACAGAGGAGATTATTGGGATTCCATGCAAGCAAGGTAGTAGTAGAATTTCCTCTCAATTAAACACTAGGTATTTTGGAGAATGCGGCCGTGGTGGCCGTTTGCTTCTGATTCAGAGTCCGTCGCATTCTGCTTTGAGGTTCAAAATCCGCAAGATGGACAAGGACGGCTGCCGTTGGAATGTCAAGTGTTGGAATGTCAAGTTTCGGGTCGATCTCGAGACCTTGATATCTGAATTCCCTGAGATGGAAAGTAAAAAGCGGATGAAATTTACGATTATGTGCGCTGTCGAGGGagagaatgaaaatgaattttcgCTCATCTTGGCTATCCCAGGTAAAATGATTTCATATAATCTGCAGAAAAAGACTTGGAAAGTACTTCGCGACAATTCGGAAAATGTGCCGCCCCGTGATGCTAATATTTTTCCGTTTGTTGAAAGCCTATCCCCAGTTTGA
- the LOC131307281 gene encoding zinc finger BED domain-containing protein RICESLEEPER 2-like isoform X2: MSNGQIYPTSLEGDSGAAFSSFEESSTSPVMENLNEDADNANNAIPVEGNPPDEEVHEEENNPFEKKGRKRTSEVWKDFEEVSLPDGTKKYQCKSCKTKFAIHKSGVTSHLNRHMRNCLLRRVTIGQEKRQRTLSFDTIGSDSGMSLTTFKYDHAKVREAAAQMILYHEYPFNKMEHVLFNKFMRAATPYWQKISRATAKGDCISTYTQHKKKLKTLFRSVHRIGITTDLWKSTTQKIQYMVVTGHFLDETWKLQKRVLNFCNVPPPHTGVIIADALYKCLVDWGLEDKVSSITVDNASYNDVALKNLKATFELLNKKMLFEGQIFHVRCCAHIVNIMVQDGLGEIKGITDRVREGVKYLAASEARLIQFGEIVKNLQLPLKKLILDCSMRWNSTYMMLSAALAFKNVFPMYKARDVGFLYVPSVEDWEKVECVCEYLSIFNDVTNIISGTEYPTSNLFLIEVWRMKEVIDKNSDNEKEYMKAMALKMKIKFDKYWGECNLLMALGAVLDPRYKMTLIDCCFPEIYTESEAARNSSIVLQSLHELYKDVVSGGIKKMGGGRSKFESFVRKADIVQPVKSELDIYLEEGVYICDENSDSHFDALEWWKANNLKFRILSRMAADILSIPITSVASESTFSAGGRVIDPYRSSLATETVEMLLCGADFVRAQHGLKKRSETEEPTIQEIIFP, translated from the exons ATGTCAAATGGACAAATTTATCCTACTTCACTAGAAGGAGATTCTGGTGCGGCATTTAGTTCGTTTGAAGAATCATCTACTAGTCCAGTCATGGAGAATCTTAATGAAGATGCAGATAACGCAAACAATGCGATTCCCGTGGAGGGCAATCCTCCAGATGAGGAGGTTCATGAAGAAGAGAATAACCCATTCGAAAAGAAGGGTAGGAAACGAACATCAGAGGTTTGGAAGGATTTCGAAGAAGTGTCGCTTCCCGATGGAACCAAGAAGTATCAATGTAAGTCATGTAAAACCAAGTTTGCCATTCATAAATCGGGTGTTACTAGTCATCTTAATAGGCACATGCGTAACTGCCTACTACGTCGAGTTACAATTGGACAAGAGAAAAGGCAAAGGACACTATCATTTGACACTATAGGATCCGATAGCGGAATGAGTCTCACCACATTTAAATATGACCATGCAAAGGTAAGGGAAGCAGCTGCACAAATGATACTTTATCACGAGTATCCATTTAACAAAATGGAGCATGTCTTGTTCAACAAATTCATGAGGGCAGCCACTCCATATTGGCAGAAGATAAGTCGTGCCACCGCAAAAGGTGATTGCATCTCAACTTATACCCAACATAAGAAGAAGTTGAAAACATTGTTTAGGAGTGTTCATAGAATTGGTATCACGACGGACTTATGGAAGTCGACAACCCAAAAAATTCAATATATGGTTGTGACTGGTCACTTTTTAGATGAAACTTGGAAGCTGCAAAAGCGTGTGCTTAACTTTTGCAATGTACCACCTCCACACACGGGTGTTATCATTGCCGATGCTCTTTATAAGTGTCTAGTTGATTGGGGCCTTGAGGATAAGGTGTCTAGTATTACAGTAGACAATGCATCATACAACGATGTTGCTTTGAAAAATTTGAAAGCGACCTTTGAGTTATTGAACAAGAAGATGCTTTTTGAGGGTCAAATTTTTCATGTGCGTTGTTGTGCACATATAGTGAATATCATGGTGCAGGACGGGCTTGGGGAAATAAAAGGCATTACTGATCGTGTTAGGGAAGGTGTGAAGTACTTGGCTGCATCTGAAGCACGGCTTATTCAATTTGGTGAGATTGTTAAGAATTTGCAATTACCTTTGAAGAAGCTGATATTAGATTGTTCTATGAGATGGAATTCTACTTACATGATGTTGTCTGCTGCGTTGGCATTCAAAAATGTCTTCCCTATGTACAAGGCAAGAGATGTTGGTTTCCTGTATGTGCCCAGTGTTGAGGATTGGGAGAAAGTTGAATGTGTGTGTGAATATTTGTCAATTTTTAATGATGTCACCAATATTATATCGGGGACTGAGTATCCAACTTCTAATTTGTTCCTCATCGAGGTTTGGCGAATGAAAGAAGTAATTGATAAAAATTCGGACAACGAAAAGGAGTACATGAAAGCGATGGCTTTGAAGATGAAGATAAAGTTTGACAAGTATTGGGGTGAGTGTAATCTATTGATGGCCTTGGGGGCTGTGTTGGATCCAAGATACAAAATGACGCTTATTGACTGTTGTTTCCCCGAGATATACACAGAGTCAGAAGCTGCGAGAAATAGTTCTATAGTGCTTCAGTCTCTTCATGAGCTTTATAAGGA tgttgtttcAGGGGGGATTAAAAAAATGGGTGGTGGAAGATCCAAGTTTGAGTCTTTTGTTAGAAAAGCGGACATTGTTCAACCTGTGAAATCCGAATTGGACATTTATTTGGAAGAAGGTGTCTACATTTGTGATGAAAACTCAGATTCCCATTTTGATGCATTAGAGTGGTGGAAAGCAAACAATTTGAAGTTTCGCATATTGTCTAGGATGGCAGCTGACATATTATCAATTCCTATTACCTCTGTGGCTTCCGAATCCACATTTAGTGCTGGAGGTAGGGTGATTGATCCATACCGCTCCTCATTAGCAACTGAAACGGTTGAGATGTTACTTTGTGGAGCTGACTTTGTACGTGCACAACATGGACTCAAAAAGCGATCAGAa ACTGAGGAGCCAACAATTCAGGAGATTATATTTCCTTAG
- the LOC131307281 gene encoding zinc finger BED domain-containing protein RICESLEEPER 2-like isoform X1: MSNGQIYPTSLEGDSGAAFSSFEESSTSPVMENLNEDADNANNAIPVEGNPPDEEVHEEENNPFEKKGRKRTSEVWKDFEEVSLPDGTKKYQCKSCKTKFAIHKSGVTSHLNRHMRNCLLRRVTIGQEKRQRTLSFDTIGSDSGMSLTTFKYDHAKVREAAAQMILYHEYPFNKMEHVLFNKFMRAATPYWQKISRATAKGDCISTYTQHKKKLKTLFRSVHRIGITTDLWKSTTQKIQYMVVTGHFLDETWKLQKRVLNFCNVPPPHTGVIIADALYKCLVDWGLEDKVSSITVDNASYNDVALKNLKATFELLNKKMLFEGQIFHVRCCAHIVNIMVQDGLGEIKGITDRVREGVKYLAASEARLIQFGEIVKNLQLPLKKLILDCSMRWNSTYMMLSAALAFKNVFPMYKARDVGFLYVPSVEDWEKVECVCEYLSIFNDVTNIISGTEYPTSNLFLIEVWRMKEVIDKNSDNEKEYMKAMALKMKIKFDKYWGECNLLMALGAVLDPRYKMTLIDCCFPEIYTESEAARNSSIVLQSLHELYKEYVAAYSLVNIEQNSQQSAKDVCSSSVVSGGIKKMGGGRSKFESFVRKADIVQPVKSELDIYLEEGVYICDENSDSHFDALEWWKANNLKFRILSRMAADILSIPITSVASESTFSAGGRVIDPYRSSLATETVEMLLCGADFVRAQHGLKKRSETEEPTIQEIIFP, from the exons ATGTCAAATGGACAAATTTATCCTACTTCACTAGAAGGAGATTCTGGTGCGGCATTTAGTTCGTTTGAAGAATCATCTACTAGTCCAGTCATGGAGAATCTTAATGAAGATGCAGATAACGCAAACAATGCGATTCCCGTGGAGGGCAATCCTCCAGATGAGGAGGTTCATGAAGAAGAGAATAACCCATTCGAAAAGAAGGGTAGGAAACGAACATCAGAGGTTTGGAAGGATTTCGAAGAAGTGTCGCTTCCCGATGGAACCAAGAAGTATCAATGTAAGTCATGTAAAACCAAGTTTGCCATTCATAAATCGGGTGTTACTAGTCATCTTAATAGGCACATGCGTAACTGCCTACTACGTCGAGTTACAATTGGACAAGAGAAAAGGCAAAGGACACTATCATTTGACACTATAGGATCCGATAGCGGAATGAGTCTCACCACATTTAAATATGACCATGCAAAGGTAAGGGAAGCAGCTGCACAAATGATACTTTATCACGAGTATCCATTTAACAAAATGGAGCATGTCTTGTTCAACAAATTCATGAGGGCAGCCACTCCATATTGGCAGAAGATAAGTCGTGCCACCGCAAAAGGTGATTGCATCTCAACTTATACCCAACATAAGAAGAAGTTGAAAACATTGTTTAGGAGTGTTCATAGAATTGGTATCACGACGGACTTATGGAAGTCGACAACCCAAAAAATTCAATATATGGTTGTGACTGGTCACTTTTTAGATGAAACTTGGAAGCTGCAAAAGCGTGTGCTTAACTTTTGCAATGTACCACCTCCACACACGGGTGTTATCATTGCCGATGCTCTTTATAAGTGTCTAGTTGATTGGGGCCTTGAGGATAAGGTGTCTAGTATTACAGTAGACAATGCATCATACAACGATGTTGCTTTGAAAAATTTGAAAGCGACCTTTGAGTTATTGAACAAGAAGATGCTTTTTGAGGGTCAAATTTTTCATGTGCGTTGTTGTGCACATATAGTGAATATCATGGTGCAGGACGGGCTTGGGGAAATAAAAGGCATTACTGATCGTGTTAGGGAAGGTGTGAAGTACTTGGCTGCATCTGAAGCACGGCTTATTCAATTTGGTGAGATTGTTAAGAATTTGCAATTACCTTTGAAGAAGCTGATATTAGATTGTTCTATGAGATGGAATTCTACTTACATGATGTTGTCTGCTGCGTTGGCATTCAAAAATGTCTTCCCTATGTACAAGGCAAGAGATGTTGGTTTCCTGTATGTGCCCAGTGTTGAGGATTGGGAGAAAGTTGAATGTGTGTGTGAATATTTGTCAATTTTTAATGATGTCACCAATATTATATCGGGGACTGAGTATCCAACTTCTAATTTGTTCCTCATCGAGGTTTGGCGAATGAAAGAAGTAATTGATAAAAATTCGGACAACGAAAAGGAGTACATGAAAGCGATGGCTTTGAAGATGAAGATAAAGTTTGACAAGTATTGGGGTGAGTGTAATCTATTGATGGCCTTGGGGGCTGTGTTGGATCCAAGATACAAAATGACGCTTATTGACTGTTGTTTCCCCGAGATATACACAGAGTCAGAAGCTGCGAGAAATAGTTCTATAGTGCTTCAGTCTCTTCATGAGCTTTATAAGGAGTATGTTGCTGCGTATTCTCTTGTCAACATTGAGCAAAATTCACAGCAAAGTGCTAAAGATGTTtgttcttctagtgttgtttcAGGGGGGATTAAAAAAATGGGTGGTGGAAGATCCAAGTTTGAGTCTTTTGTTAGAAAAGCGGACATTGTTCAACCTGTGAAATCCGAATTGGACATTTATTTGGAAGAAGGTGTCTACATTTGTGATGAAAACTCAGATTCCCATTTTGATGCATTAGAGTGGTGGAAAGCAAACAATTTGAAGTTTCGCATATTGTCTAGGATGGCAGCTGACATATTATCAATTCCTATTACCTCTGTGGCTTCCGAATCCACATTTAGTGCTGGAGGTAGGGTGATTGATCCATACCGCTCCTCATTAGCAACTGAAACGGTTGAGATGTTACTTTGTGGAGCTGACTTTGTACGTGCACAACATGGACTCAAAAAGCGATCAGAa ACTGAGGAGCCAACAATTCAGGAGATTATATTTCCTTAG
- the LOC131307282 gene encoding 1-aminocyclopropane-1-carboxylate oxidase 5-like — translation MLKLTATSSPHYRAKNWKYSHTPSLSPSPPLSLYATLDRSFIPMAIPVINFSKLSGAERAKTMAQIANGCEEWGFFQLVNHGISEELLERVKKVSMECYKMEREEGFRNSNKAVKMMNELVAKKSDEKMENIDWEDVFFLTEENQSEWPSKTLGFKETMAEYRSELKKLAEKVMEVMDENLGLPKGFIKNAFNGEDGGDNAFFCTKVAHYPPCPHPEMITGLRAHTDAGGVILFFQDDEVGGLQILKDGEWIDVQPIPNAIVINIGDQIEVLSNGMYKSVWHRVLTMTEGNRRSIASFYNPWLKATIAPAPQLVEKVNQEEDQGYPEFVFGDYMSVYAEQKFLPKEPRFHSVKAM, via the exons ATGCTTAAGCTAACAGCTACCTCTTCACCACATTACAGAGCCAAGAACTGGAAATACTCCCACACCCCCTCTCTatccccctccccccctctctctctatacgcAACTTTAGATCGCTCCTTCATTCCAATGGCAATCCCAGTTATCAATTTTTCGAAGCTCAGTGGAGCTGAGAGGGCCAAGACAATGGCCCAAATCGCTAACGGGTGTGAAGAATGGGGATTTTTTCAG TTGGTGAACCATGGGATCTCAGAGGAGCTCCTAGAGAGGGTGAAGAAGGTGAGCATGGAATGCTATAAGATGGAAAGAGAAGAAGGTTTCCGCAACTCAAACAAAGCAGTCAAGATGATGAATGAGTTGGTGGCGAAGAAGAGTGATGAAAAGATGGAGAATATTGACTGGGAAGATGTTTTCTTTCTCACAGAAGAAAACCAGAGCGAGTGGCCATCAAAGACTCTAGGATTCAA GGAAACAATGGCAGAATACCGATCCGAATTGAAGAAACTGGCCGAGAAGGTCATGGAAGTGATGGATGAGAACTTGGGCTTGCCAAAGGGATTCATCAAGAATGCATTCAATGGCGAAGATGGAGGGGACAATGCCTTCTTTTGCACCAAGGTGGCCCACTACCCTCCTTGTCCTCACCCGGAAATGATCACCGGTCTCCGGGCCCACACCGATGCCGGTGGGGTCATCTTATTCTTCCAGGATGATGAGGTGGGAGGGCTTCAGATCCTCAAAGATGGGGAATGGATTGATGTCCAACCCATTCCCAATGCTATTGTCATCAATATTGGTGATCAGATTGAGGTCTTAAGCAATGGGATGTACAAGAGCGTTTGGCACCGGGTTCTGACTATGACCGAGGGAAATAGGAGATCCATTGCTTCTTTCTATAACCCATGGTTAAAGGCTACCATAGCTCCTGCACCACAACTTGTGGAAAAAGTAAACCAGGAGGAGGATCAAGGTTATCCCGAGTTTGTGTTTGGTGACTACATGTCGGTTTATGCGGAGCAGAAGTTCCTTCCAAAGGAACCAAGGTTCCATTCGGTCAAGGCCATGTGA